Proteins found in one Cheilinus undulatus linkage group 9, ASM1832078v1, whole genome shotgun sequence genomic segment:
- the LOC121515009 gene encoding RCC1 domain-containing protein 1-like, with amino-acid sequence MRWFGFGFNAFGQIFNHENSSKEERSDPVKYVKVSSPKELTTNTDCCLKPVVQIKASWSRRVSLHLSGNSCVSLAGFGAVLSNDSCVKNSRGCSDAFISESYLTLTFPDRVESWDLQREGEKTPAWSMDTKSPSETSEPLTLPLVPGGYIAMKPPFYHTLSPHLKAKSLSLSAEHAILLTASGAVYTWGLGSHGQLGHGCLTSEEEPRAVEALWGMPMSSIASGGWHSVCISDGGDLYVWGWNESGQLGLPSQGLRKTQLQKMSHQAESGALCQVANPPSAEDLQEEEKHDEVFISIQAFPALLDVTPSCEIRKVSCGCRHTAAVTTNGDLYTWGWGDYGQLGLQHLVSVDEPQHVEFFREQHMHVTDVVCGEWNTFAAVVKEEEGACT; translated from the exons ATGCGGTGGTTTGGCTTTGGCTTCAACGCGTTTGGGCAGATATTCAACCATGAAAACTCAAGTAAAGAAGAGCGTAGCGACCCTGTGAAGTACGTTAAAGTGAGTAGCCCGAAAGAGCTAACTACGAACACTGACTGCTGCTTAAAACCTGTGGTTCAGATTAAAGCCAGCTGGAGTCGAAGAGTATCTTTACATTTGAGTG GAAACAGCTGTGTGAGTTTGGCAGGTTTCGGTGCAGTCCTCTCCAATGACTCCTGTGTTAAAAACAGTCGTGGCTGTTCAGATGCCTTCATCAGTGAATCGTACCTGACCCTCACTTTCCCGGACAGAGTTGAGTCCTGGGATctgcagagggagggagagaagacCCCAGCATGGAGCATGGACACCAAATCACCCTCTGAGACCTCTG AACCTTTGACTCTCCCATTGGTGCCTGGGGGTTACATAGCCATGAAACCACCTTTCTACCATACCCTATCACCTCATCTAAAAGCCAAGAGTCTGTCACTGAGTGCAGAGCATGCCATCCTCCTCACTGCCTCTGGAGCTGTATACACGTGGGGACTGGGCAG CCATGGACAGCTGGGGCATGGATGTCTTACCTCTGAGGAGGAGCCCAGGGCAGTGGAGGCTCTCTGGGGGATGCCCATGAGCAGTATAGCTTCAGGAGGCTGGCACTCTGTTTGCATCAGTG atgGAGGTGACCTTTATGTGTGGGGCTGGAATGAAAGCGGCCAGCTTGGACTTCCATCACAAGGTTTAAGAAAAACTCAGTTGCAGAAAATGAGCCATCAAGCTG AATCTGGAGCTCTATGCCAAGTTGCCAACCCACCTTCTGCTGAAGATTTGCAAGAGGAAGAGAAACATGATGAGGTATTCATATCGATCCAGGCGTTCCCAGCTCTGCTGGATGTCACTCCATCATGTGAAATAAGGAAAGTCAGCTGTGGCTGTCGACATACAGCTGCTGTGACAA CCAACGGTGACCTCTACACATGGGGCTGGG gcGACTACGGCCAACTTGGACTTCAGCATTTAGTTAGTGTTGATGAGCCGCAGCACGTGGAGTTCTTCAGGGAGCAGCACATGCATGTGACTGATGTTGTGTGTGGGGAGTGGAACACTTTTGCTGCTGTTGTCAAGGAGGAAGAAGGAGCTTGCACCTAA
- the LOC121515010 gene encoding calcium and integrin-binding protein 1-like — protein sequence MGTTASQLGKDLLSEYQELTFLTKQEILLAHKRFTELLTKEEKDLPNTRVPMDRILTLPELKSNPFRKRICHVFSTSEQKDGSLTFEDFLDLLSAFSDSATLEIKSHYAFRIFDFDDDGTLDCGDLEKLVNCLTGETDETRLTTEEMRQLIGNILEESDIDKDGTVNLSEFQHVISRSPDFVSSFKIVL from the exons ATGGGGACTACAGCAAGTCAACTTGGGAAGGATTTACTTTCGGAATACCAA GAACTGACGTTTTTGACAAAACAAGAAATTCTTCT cGCACACAAAAGATTCACTGAACTGCTCACGAAAGAAGAGAAGGATCTTCCAAATACCAGAGTACCAATGGACAGGATTCTGACTCTGCCAGAGCTCAAG TCCAACCCTTTCAGGAAACGAATCTGCCATGTATTCTCCACATCTGAGCAGAAAGATGGAAGCCTCACATTTGAGGACTTCCTGGACCTTTTGAGTGCCTTTAGTGACTCTGCAACCCTGGAAATCAAATCCCACTATGCATTCCGTATATTTG ACTTTGACGATGATGGAACTCTTGATTGTGGGGATTTGGAGAAGCTGGTCAACTGCTTGACTGGTGAGACTGATGAAACAAGACTGACTACTGAGGAAATGAGGCAGCTCATTGGCAAT ATTCTCGAAGAATCAGACATTGACAAAGATGGAACTGTTAACCTCTCAGAGTTTCAGCATGTCATCTCCAGATCACCCGATTTTGTCAG TTCTTTTAAGATTGTGCTGTGA